DNA from Streptomyces luteogriseus:
CCGGGCACCGTCGTGCACCAGGGCGAAGACCTCGGACGGTGGGTGCGGGGGGTCCGGCTCGGCTGGGACAAGCTCACCACCGTGCAGCAGTGGATGTGCGAGCACATCCTCGGCATCGAGGCCGCCCCTGACGACGAGAAGCCGAAGTCGCGCACCTCGCAGGCCGACAAGTGGGCCCTCAACTACGCCGCCGCCAAGCAGTACTACGAACGCGAAGGGCACCTGCGCGTACCCCCGCAAACACATCGAACAGATCGTCATCCCACGGCGACAGGAACAACGGCAACGACGAGGACCAGGAGCAGCGCCAGCTCCGACTCGGCGCATGGGTCGGGAATCAGAGATCCAGAGCCGCGACGCTGTCGCCGGACCGGATCGAACAGCTGTCCGCCATCGGCATGCGCTGGACATGATTCTGTCCCTTTGCTGGCGATGCCATGTTCGCTCACCGAAAGTTTTTCGGCACGGATCATCCTGCGGAGGATGGTGCGGGCGGCGGTCAGGTCGTCTTCGAGGGCGGTGATGCGAGATCTACAGGTCGAACTCGAGGTGCTCGATGTCGGTGAACCGGACCTCCTCCAGCTGTCCGGCGCGGCGGCCGTTGTCCTGGAAGTACACCTCCTTGAGCGCTTCGGCGGCGATCTGCTGAAGCTGCTGGTCGCTGGCGCCGGCTTCCTGGGCGTCGAAGAGGCGGGCGGCGTACTGCGGCGGCAGCGCCACGGTCAGATGCCGGAGGCGGTCCTGGTCCGTCGAGCCGATGGGCGCGGTGTAGCCGAGGCGGGCGCGGGTGTCGATGACGATGCCGCCGGTCGTCGCCGCCCGCTGCTTGGCCTTGGCGCGGATTTGCGGCTGCCAGCGGGCCTTCACCTCGCGCTCCAGGCGGGCGGCGAGGTCGGGGCGAGGCTTTTTGATCTGGTCCTTCACGTACCGCTCGACGGTGCGCTGGGAGATGCGCAGCATCTGGGCGACCGCTTGGTGCTCTTGAGCTGCTTGACCAGGTACCGCATCTGCGCGGGTGCGCTCTTGGGCGCTGGGCGGGTGAACGCCTTGTGCACCGCGGCTTCCAGGCCGTCCGAACAGGCTCATCGTCGCCCTCTCCTATTCTCCGTTGTCGACGTCGGTGACGGTGCCGTCCTTGATGTACCGGGCGAGGTTGAGTTCGGGGGCGTTGAACCGCTCGCGGACCTCCTCGCCCCACAGGACGCTCTGAGTGCCCTCCCACTTGACCAGCCCGGGTTGATGCCGAGCTTGAACCCGCCTGGCAGCGGCTTGCCCTCCCGGTAGGGCAGGAAGTCCAGCGGCGACGGCCCGTTGGCCGCGTAGACGACGCAGTCGGACAGGATCGCGACCGGGTACTGCCCGGTGGACGCCGCGTGCTTGACGATCTTGCGGTGCAGGTTGATCCGGGTGCGGGAGATGACCGCCGCGCGGATGTCCGGCCGCCATGTCGGACGGGACAGCGCCCGCCACGGCTGCCCGGGCTTCCAGCCCTCACCGCGCGGGCGCTCGCGCAGCTTGCCCAGGCCGCCCTTCACCGTCGCCTTGACCGCCGAGACGACGATCGCCAGCTCCGGGGCACGCTCCTTGTAGCCGTCCATCGCCGCCAGGAAGTCGGCCGGCTCCATGTCGGCGTGCACACCGAGGTCGGCCATCGTGGCGAGATAGGCGTCGCGCAGCCGGTTGTACCAGCCGTCCAGGTAGCGGCCGTTGTCGTACCGGACGTACGCCTCGATCGGGCGCACCTCGTAGCCGAGCTCCACCGCGTACGCGACGGTGGGCGTGGCGTACCAGGCCGGGCCCTCGGGTCGCTCGCCCTTCGGCGTGAACGGGCTGGGTAGCAGACTGGCGTCCAGGTCCGCCCATTTGTCCTTGCCGACCTTCACCCGGGACAGGTCGACGTGGGACAGGTCGACCAGCCACGAGCCGGGCAGCTTCGGGTCGAACACCGGCGCCTTGACGTGCGTCGGCGCACCGAGGCCGACGATCAGGCCGTTGGCGCCCGCCGCGAAGGCCACGTTCACGTCGATGCCGACCAGGTGCAGGAGGGTGCACTCAGCATCCGTCATCGGCCGCGCCCAGTCGTACGCCTCCTCGAACAGCTTCTCCGCAGGTCCCCGCACGTGGAACCGCGGCAGATCTTTGAGCAGCGGGTGCCCGTCGGGGGCCTCGCACGGCGCGCAGTCCACCGGGTCCTTGCCCAGCGAGCCGGGGTTGTGCTCGGAGTGCCGCTTACCCGTCGCGTCGGGCTCGGAGGCGCGGGTCGGCGGGTGCAGCGCCGTCATCAGCTCCAGGCCGGTCACGGCCGTTGAGCCGCGCGGCGTCATCACCCTCGATGCGTACATGCCCAGGACGCGGGCGAGTTCGGCTGGCGGGAGCTGTGCGGCGTGGCCCCAGTGCCGGGTGTCCAGCGCGTTCCACGACGGGATGCACAACTGCACACAGGCCCGCTCCGAACCGTGGGCCGGGCGGTAGATCCTCGCCCACGGCCCGAACCCGCGCTTCGTGAGCCTCCAGTCGGCGCGGGTCAGTTGCTTGATGACCTTGTGGGCCTCGGGAATCCGCCCGGCATGCCGCTCCTCTTCGGTGAGGGCGACGGGGAGGCCGTAGCGCTCGAGGGCGGCCTCGGTGAGCACGAGCAGCGGGTCGGCGTCCTTGCCCGGCCCGGACAACTTCGGCGCCCCGAGCCTGGCTTCCTTGAGCGTCCACTCCACCAGGGAGGGGATGCCCTTGGCGGGCACGTCCAAGACCAGGCCGCCGACGCAGTACGCGTATGCCTGGCCGTCGGCGTCGACGTCGACGACCGCCAGCGGCCCGTTCTCAAACCGCGAGTCGCTCTCTCTCGCCGGGGTCGCGGCCGGGGCCGCCTTCCTCGCGGCCGGGCGTCGCGACGCGGACGACGTCGTCCTGGTGGTGCGCGCCGGACGCGATGTCGCAGCCGGAGGCACGGCGTTGTCGGCGGAGCGGGTCCGGGTCGTCTGCCCGGTCGTCATGGCCGCAGCCTCGGGCGCCGCGTCTGTGGGCACAGGCTGCGCCTGCGGAGCCGGGGCGGGCGCGCTCACAAACGTCTCGGGAACGGCCGTGTCCTTCGCGGGCGCCGCAGGGTTGGGGTCAGCGGGGTAGAGCTCCGCGAGCTTGCCGAGCAGTCGCGCGTACGCCTCGCGTTCCGGCGGGCGGGGCTCGGTCTTACCGGCCTCCCAGCCACTGACGGTTGCCCGTCGAACGTCCAGGGCTGAGGCCACTTCGTCCAGCGTCAGACCGTGTGCCTGGCGCAGCCGCTTACGTTCCGCCGGCGGCGGCAGCACAGACCGGGACGCAACCAGCGCATCGACCGCGTCGAACAACTCGGACATGGAACACCTCCGAGCAACACCCTAGCCCATGACCGTACAGATACCGTACGTTTGGCGTGCGAAGCACGTACCCATCGCGTACGAAGTGCGTTTGAGGTAGACGCCGATGCTGGAGTCCTGCCCTGCGCCCCCCGTCCTCGCGCGGCGGGGTCCGTGCGCCGCAGCCGATGGGGGGACTAGCAGAGACAGCTCCGTGCGAAAGCGCCCGCCGAGACGGCGAACACGAGACCGTGGTGGAGTGACCCCTCACTCCCGCCGCCTACTGCGGCCCGCTCCCCTACGGGGGAGAGACGACCTCGTCGCTGATCTGCCGCATCGCGAGCCGCTACGGGATGGAAGCGAAGGTGCTGCGGGCATGCTGGAAGTGGCGCAACTACCCGCCTGGGCACGAGGGCGGAGGCGCACGGGCCGACGCCGAGGTGCTGCTGAACGCAGCCGGACGCCAGCTCCTGGCAGGCATATGCGGCGTCGAGGAAGACGTGCTGGCACGGGCGTTGCCGTCCTGGGAAGAAGGGGACACCAAGCTGCGCGCCGAGGATGGCGATCCGGTGGGGCTGTGGCGGATCGGTGGCGCGGTGGCCGGGCCGGTGGCGTTTGGCTGCCGGCTGTGTACGGCCCGGCGTACGGGGACGGCTCTGCGGGCGGTGCGGTACGCGCCGCGGTGGGAGCGGGCGTGTGTTCGGCATGGGCGGTGGCAGCTGGACGCGGACGCCAACCAGCCTCTTGAGCACCTCGATCTGCGTGGTCTGCCGGAGGTTGTGGCGGCGCAGCGGCGGTGGGCCGGTGTGGCGCGGCGGGCGGTGCGGGCCGGTGCGGAGTCGGAGCGGGTGTTCTCGCTGGCGCAGGCGGTGGTGGCCCGGTGGTGGGAGCAGGCCCTGCAGTGGGAGCGGGAGACGATCTGGCCGCGGCGCCTGCACCAGGTCGCGGGCGGGGATGCAGGCGGTGCTCTGGAGCGGTGGCGGATCGTGGGGCGGGACGCGGTCGTCTTCCCGGAGGTGGTGGCGGTGGCCGACGCTTTGCTGGACCCGGCCATGGCCGAGCTGGTGTGGGCTGACAGCGGTGCCGGGCGGCCGCGGGCGCTGCCCGCCGAGGGGATGTTCTGCCGCAGGCTCGGTGAGCGGCTGGGGCGGGGGTGGCTGGGGCCGCTGGCCGCGACGGACCACGGCGGGCCGCTCATCGCGTGGATGGGCAGCGTGATCCGCCTTCGCCGCGGCGCCGGCGGGCCGCCCGGGTACGACAACGACCCGTGGTGGCTGCGGCAGGAACACCAGAGCGCGACCATGGCCGGGCAGCTGCGGGTGCTGGGCAAGGAGAAGAAGGCGCCCGGTTCGGGGACGATGTGGCGGGCTGCGGTGCCCGCCGAGCAGCGCAGGCTGATCACCAGCGCTATCGACAGCGCCGAGGAGCAGCTGCTGCAGCTGCGCGGGGTACAGACCGGTCCGACCGCCGAGGTCGCCCGGCGGCTGCTGCGCGGGCTCGGTCACAGTGCCGGCCTGATCGAGAACGCCTGGAAACGGACCGCCCTGGCGGCGGTGAACGGCGGGGTGCCGCTTGAGGAGGTGGCCCGGTGGGTTGACGTGCCCGTTGAGGTGCTCAGGCAGATGCTGACGGCGGGCAGGCAGGAGACCGGCGGCTGAGAGCGATGCGTCGACGGGCAGGTCGGCTGTTAGCTGATACGGCACTCGTTCGTGGCAGAAATACTGAAAACGGGAGCCTGTGCCGGCGGGAGCGGCTTGGCTGGCGCGGGTGACCAGCACAGGAGCGGCCCGGCCCCGGAGCCGGGCAGGGCGGGCAGACGTGGACCAGGGCAGCGGGTTCGAGGCGGTGTTCCTTGACCCAGTGGGGCAGGCGGTCCAGCAGCGGTGGGCGGATGCCGCCATGACCGTGGCGTTCGAGGAACTGCCGCCGGTATCGGCGTTCCCGGTGGTCCCGGGACGCCGCTGGGGGCCGGGACTTTGGTGGTCGGCGACCACCGGGCGGCACGTAGCCGCCGGGTCCAACGCGATGCGCGCCCAGCTGATGGTCCTGGACCGCGACCCGGACGTGACCGGCCTGGCGGGGCGGCCGGTGCGGCTGCTGTGGCGTAATCCCCGCGGGCAGGTGCGCTCCTGGGTGCCGCAGCTCTTCGCCCGTCGTACCGACGGCACCGCGCTGCTCGCCGACTGTCCCAGCCACGCGGGCGCCGACGGCGAACGCGCCCGGGGCGCCGCCAAGGCCGTCGCGGAAGCGTGCGCGCACATCGGCTGGAGCTACCGGCGCCTGACACCGCTCGACGACGTACTGGCCGCCAACCTGAAATGGCTGGCCGGCTACCGCCATCCCCGCAACGCCGGCCAGCCCGGCCTGATGCCCGCTGTCTTGGAGGCGTTCACGCGGCCGCGGCCGCTGATCGAAGGCGCCAGCGCGGCCGGCGACCCCATCAAGGTCCTGCCCGCCGTCTTTCACGCCCTGTGGCACGGACAGCTGACGGCCGGCCTGGACACGCCGCTGCACGAACGCGTCCCCGTCGGCCCGCGGGACTGGAGCGGCCCCCAGACCGGAGATGCCGGGTGAGCGCGCGGCGCCATGCCCGGCCGGCCGTGAAGGTCGGTGCTCACATCCGCTTCCGTGGCACGAAGTGGCAAGTGGTCGCCCTGTCGGGACAGGACATCCACCTCGTCGGCCCGGACGGCGGCGGCCAGGCCGTGCTCGCCGGGCACCTGTTCGCCGACCCCGGCTTCACCGTCGTCGGGGCCGATGCGCCTCAGGCGGCACCGCAGTGGGGGCTGTTCGAGACCGCCCCCTGCCGCGGCGCGTGAGAAGGCGCTGGCCTGGCAACGACACGTCAGGAAAGTCGAATGCGGCCTGCCTGGCGGGCCCGGCAGCGAAGGAGCAGTGCGCGAGCAGTACGACCCCGAGCGGTACACGCTGGCCGAACGGGAGCAGGCCAAGGCCCAGGAGCTGACCGCGCTCGGATTCGGCCGGGTCTCGCGCACCACGGTGCAGCGCATGCGGCTCGCCTACCGCAAGCAAGGCCTGTGGGGGCTGCTCGACCACCGCACCACCCGCGCCTCCAGCCCCACCGGCCGGGCCGACGAGCGGGTCGTCGCCGCCGTCCGCGAAGCGCTGCGCCGCCGCCGCGGCCGCTCCAAGGGCACCATCAACGGCCTGTTCCCGCTGATCAACCAGATCCTCGAGGACCGGCACGGCCCCGGCACGGTGCCCGCGCCGTCCCAGGCCAAGCTGTACCGGCTCGTCACCAATCTCGCCCGGCCCGGCGAACTGCCCTCCGGACCCGTCCGGCACGTACCGGCGAGCGTCGACGGGCGGGCGTTCACCCCGGCTACGGCACTGCGGCCCGGCGAGCAGGTCCAGGTCGACACCACCCGCCTGGACGTCCTGGCCCTCTTCGACGACGGGCATCTGGCCCGGCCCGAACTGACCATTGCCGTCGACGTCGCCACCCGTGCCATCCTCGCCGCCGTGCTGTGCCCGAGTGCGACCAAGGCCGTGGACGCCGCCCTGCTGCTGGCGGAGATGGCCGTCCCGCACCCCGCCCGCCCCACTTGGCCGGACATCCTGCGCATGGACCACGCCCCCGCACTCCCCCACCAGCGGCTGGCCGCGCTGGATGCGCGACTGGCCGCCGCGGCGGCCCGGCCCTTCGTCCTGCCCGAGACGATCGTCGTCGACCGCGGCGAAGTTTTCGTCTCCGCCGCGTTCACCGCCGCCTGCGAACACCTCGGC
Protein-coding regions in this window:
- a CDS encoding TnsA-like heteromeric transposase endonuclease subunit; the protein is MDQGSGFEAVFLDPVGQAVQQRWADAAMTVAFEELPPVSAFPVVPGRRWGPGLWWSATTGRHVAAGSNAMRAQLMVLDRDPDVTGLAGRPVRLLWRNPRGQVRSWVPQLFARRTDGTALLADCPSHAGADGERARGAAKAVAEACAHIGWSYRRLTPLDDVLAANLKWLAGYRHPRNAGQPGLMPAVLEAFTRPRPLIEGASAAGDPIKVLPAVFHALWHGQLTAGLDTPLHERVPVGPRDWSGPQTGDAG
- a CDS encoding DNA-binding protein, which encodes MEAKVLRACWKWRNYPPGHEGGGARADAEVLLNAAGRQLLAGICGVEEDVLARALPSWEEGDTKLRAEDGDPVGLWRIGGAVAGPVAFGCRLCTARRTGTALRAVRYAPRWERACVRHGRWQLDADANQPLEHLDLRGLPEVVAAQRRWAGVARRAVRAGAESERVFSLAQAVVARWWEQALQWERETIWPRRLHQVAGGDAGGALERWRIVGRDAVVFPEVVAVADALLDPAMAELVWADSGAGRPRALPAEGMFCRRLGERLGRGWLGPLAATDHGGPLIAWMGSVIRLRRGAGGPPGYDNDPWWLRQEHQSATMAGQLRVLGKEKKAPGSGTMWRAAVPAEQRRLITSAIDSAEEQLLQLRGVQTGPTAEVARRLLRGLGHSAGLIENAWKRTALAAVNGGVPLEEVARWVDVPVEVLRQMLTAGRQETGG
- a CDS encoding helicase associated domain-containing protein gives rise to the protein MGPQLRRRQAVLRTRRAPARTPANTSNRSSSHGDRNNGNDEDQEQRQLRLGAWVGNQRSRAATLSPDRIEQLSAIGMRWT